In one Bombyx mori chromosome 4, ASM3026992v2 genomic region, the following are encoded:
- the LOC119628470 gene encoding piggyBac transposable element-derived protein 4 — MSELDINSENLFSPQVNLREIDLDNAYDLEASGDEIIHPPKKRKRLYIRRDSETKCDLVENVVTANVAHVSSSRLQKWREPTEHQLSQIAFTEPTGIKKPYDEELRNADPGAYFSLIVSDDIFEEIAVQTNLYAERRESTMPSSRLNSWKPTNKNEVKSLFGLIMYMGLVKLPKISLYWSTDRVFKQTFAPSIMSRNRFELLLQNLHFVENEIADAADRIYKIRSLIDKLNKSFQRCYSPKEEVCVDESQVPYSGRLILRQGNKRKKHKCGMKLVKLCTIPGYTYKLELYAGKNHEPLNTTPKNVVMSICKEILDLGHTVATNNSYTSLDLAHELLDRNTHLLGTLRKNSKGLPKQVIDAKLKQGESVEMENERGITVLHWKDERSVLMLSTKHTKEFPSVPIKGKMVRTPKLIIAYNKAKGAIHTSDQMNAYSSPLRKTLKWYKKLGIELILNTAVVNAWIMFCENTAQQGIVEFRRQLVEYLVDSGKDESEDNENESISKRPERVKHTLITKEGKVRQSRRFCVECYKSCVSIFGSRIAKNRAKKVPTYCPECPAQPHYCLQCFNKCHPYTM, encoded by the exons ATGTCCGAGCTAGATATAAACTCTGAGAACTTATTTTCACCTCAGGTTAATTTACGTGAAATCGATTTAGATAATGCATACGATTTAGAGGCGAGCGGAGATGAGATTATCCATCCCCCAAAAAAACGAAAGCGTCTTTATATAAGAAGGGATTCAGAAACTAAATGTGATTTGGTGGAAAATGTTGTCACTGCAAATGTAGCTCATGTGTCTTCAAGTAGGCTACAAAAATGGAGAGAACCAACGGAACACCAACTATCGCAGATTGCATTCACGGAGCCAACGg GTATCAAGAAACCGTATGACGAAGAACTACGAAATGCAGATCCAGGGGCCTATTTCTCATTAATAGTCTCAGACGACATTTTTGAGGAAATCGCAGTGCAAACCAACTTGTATGCTGAGCGACGCGAGAGCACAATGCCTTCCTCGCGTTTGAATAGTTGGAAGCCAACAAACAAAAATGAAGTCAAGAGTCTTTTTGGACTTATTATGTACATGGGACTAGTCAAACTCCCAAAAATAAGTCTATACTGGAGCACAGACAGGGTTTTCAAACAAACTTTTGCGCCTTCGATTATGAGTCGAAATAGATTCGAACTGTTGTTGCAGAATCTGCATTTCGTTGAAAACGAAATAGCTGATGCCGCCGATAGAATCTATAAAATACGCAGTCTGATAGATAAGTTAAACAAATCATTTCAACGGTGCTATTCGCCCAAAGAAGAAGTTTGTGTCGACGAAAGTCAAGTCCCTTACAGCGGGCGATTGATCTTAAGGcagggcaataaaagaaaaaagcatAAATGTGGAATGAAACTGGTCAAACTGTGCACAATACCAGGTTATACCTATAAATTAGAACTTTACGCTGGTAAAAACCACGAACCACTCAATACAACGCCTAAAAATGTTGTAATGTCAATCTGTAAAGAAATACTTGATTTGGGGCACACCGTAGCTACGAATAATTCGTACACAAGTTTGGATTTAGCCCACGAACTTCTAGACAGGAATACTCATTTATTAGGCACACTGAGAAAAAATAGTAAGGGCCTCCCGAAACAAGTAATTGATGCCAAACTTAAACAAGGCGAATCTGTGGAAATGGAAAACGAAAGAGGCATAACAGTGTTACACTGGAAAGATGAACGAAGTGTGTTAATGCTCTCCACAAAACACACTAAAGAATTTCCTAGTGTGCCCATAAAAGGAAAAATGGTTCGAACACCGAAATTGATTATAGCGTATAATAAAGCAAAAGGAGCTATTCACACGAGCGATCAAATGAACGCATACTCATCACCATTGAGAAAAACTCTAAAATGGTATAAAAAGTTAGGCatcgaattaattttaaacacgGCCGTAGTCAACGCCTGGATCATGTTTTGCGAAAATACGGCTCAGCAAGGAATTGTAGAATTCCGACGTCAATTAgtggaatatctagtagactctgggaaagacgaatccgaagataacgagaatgaatctatttccaAGAGACCTGAAAGAGTAAAACATACATTGATAAcgaaagaaggcaaagttaggcaatcaaGGCGCTTCTGTGTAGAATGCTACAAAAGCTGTGTTTCCATATTTGGATCAAGAATTGCCAAAAACAGGGCCAAAAAAGTGCCAACTTATTGTCCTGAATGTCCTGCACAACCCCACTATTGCCTTCAATGTTTTAATAAGTGCCATCCTTATACTATGTAA
- the LOC692869 gene encoding calcium and integrin binding protein CIB: MGQGKSQFTEEELQDYEDLTYFTKKEVLYAHQKFKALAPEKVGHNKNAKLPMAKVLTYPELKVNPFKDRICKVFSSSNDGDCTFEDFLDMMSVFSEMAPKAVKAEHAFRIFDFDGDDMIGVSDLREVIQRLCGPELKLSDSEIQQLVQNVLEEADLDDDGALSFAEFEHIIDKSSDFCHAFRIRL, from the exons ATGGGTCAAGGAAAAAGCCAATTTACAGAAGAAGAACTACAAGACTATGAG GATCTCACGTACTTTACGAAGAAAGAAGTATTGTA TGCTCACCAAAAATTCAAAGCTCTGGCACCTGAGAAAGTTGGGCACAATAAAAATGCTAAATTACCTATGGCCAAAGTGCTCACATATCCAGAACTTAAAGTGAATCCATTCAAAGATAGGATATGTAAGGTGTTCAGTTCCAGTAATGATGGAGATTGCACCTTTGAAGACTTCTTGGACATGATGTCAGTTTTCAGTGAGATGGCTCCTAAAGCAGTAAAAGCTGAACATGCATTTAGGATATTTG ATTTTGATGGTGATGACATGATAGGCGTATCAGATTTACGTGAAGTAATACAGCGTCTGTGCGGACCGGAGTTAAAACTATCAGACTCAGAAATACAACAACTGGTGCAGAATGTTTTGGAAGAAGCAGATCTTGATGATGATGGAGCTCTCTCCTTTGCTGAGTTTGAACATATCATAGATAAGAGTTCTGATTTCTGCCA tgCATTCCGAATCAGGCTTTAA
- the LOC101736101 gene encoding oligosaccharyltransferase complex subunit ostc-A: protein MEGLFAIPFTVLEIPNIKIKKPTWLQAPSAMTTFSLVLLSYFLVTGGIIYDVIVEPPSVGSTTDEHGHSRPVAFMPNRVNGQYIMEGLASSFLFSLGGLGFIILDRTHNPTTPKLNRILLISVAFLCILVSFFTTWIFMRMKLPGYLQN, encoded by the exons ATGGAAGGGCTATTTGCAATACCGTTTACAGTTTTGGAAATtccaaacataaaaattaagaaaccaACATGGCTTCAAGCTCCGTCTGCCATGACAACCTTTTCACTGGTGTTACTCTCTTACTTTTTGGTTACTGGAG gtattatttatgATGTGATAGTCGAGCCACCGAGCGTGGGTTCAACGACCGATGAACATGGACACAGCAGACCTGTAGCCTTCATGCCGAATCGTGTTAATGGTCAGTACATCATGGAAGGTCTTGCGTCGAGCTTTCTCTTCTCACTCGGAGGGCTTGGCTTCATAATACTAGACCGCACACACAACCCGACCACACCAAAACTGAATCGAATTCTCCTTATCTCTGTGGCGTTCCTATGTATTTTAGTGTCATTCTTTACCACTTGGATATTCATGCGTATGAAGTTGCCAGGATATTTACAGAATTAA
- the CTL6 gene encoding C-type lectin 6 (The RefSeq protein has 1 substitution compared to this genomic sequence) produces MKRTDYLKLLANLQCSDEAASVSRYHLTEKCHRSKLGIVAYANYTSLTSCQRLGLEKKGLAINFSPPEARKVGMGHSCEVMNCAETDGGLSLKNDTRYDYYTLYARPVPDKNSTCVPTIGMFRLLPQKLNYTEAVEQCRNIRGVLADISTDQRTDSLGQLLAGSGNEAAFVGLRRSNGSVFINSRGTTLDCTTYRAWAPGHPRRNSTKFECVLISRQKTWLSSACSKRYPALCELNPGGPYKKGSIFTSEKRNGSLTNIIYRK; encoded by the exons ATGAAGCGAACAGATTATCTAAA ATTATTAGCAAATCTGCAGTGTTCTGACGAAGCTGCATCTGTATCCAGATACCATTTAACGGAAAAATGCCACCGATCGAAACTTGGCATCGTGGCGTACGCCAATTATACGTCTCTGACCAGCTGCCAAAGACTTGGGCTTGAGAAAAAGGGTCTGGCTATTAATTTCAGTCCCCCTGAAGCTAGAAAAGTCGGTATGGGACACAGTTGTGAAGTTATGAATTGCGCCGAAACTGATGGTGGCCTGTCCTTAAAAAATGACACGAGATATGATTACTACACTTTGTACGCGAGACCAGTGC CGGACAAAAACTCTACTTGTGTTCCCACGATTGGCATGTTTCGTCTATTGCCACAGAAACTTAATTATACAGAAGCAGTCGAACAATGCAGGAACATAAGTGGAGTTCTTGCAGATATTAGCACTGACCAGAGAACTGATTCCTTGGGGCAGTTGCTAGCGGGATCCGGCAATGAAGCGGCTTTTGTTGGACTAAGAAGAAGTAACGGTAGTGTCTTTATAAATAGTCGAG GTACCACTCTAGATTGTACCACGTACCGCGCTTGGGCGCCGGGTCACCCGCGGCGGAACTCTACTAAGTTTGAATGTGTCCTCATCAGTCGACAAAAAACTTGGCTGTCCTCGGCTTGCTCGAAACGATATCCTGCATTATGCGAATTAAACCCCGGAGGGCCGTACAAGAAAGGATCCATATTTACTTCTGAGAAACGAAATGGTTCGTTGACCAATATAATTTACCGGAAATGA